The following proteins are encoded in a genomic region of Methylibium petroleiphilum PM1:
- a CDS encoding TIGR03756 family integrating conjugative element protein, which yields MSLPPARRRLRATAASLLLGAATSTFALDTATIVSSALSPDCLEYRVVGICYWLYCTPFGCSVRTSVKVRHYVPDAVVSSYSNTGENPWLEVRAMSMPNPSAKAGGDGTTNHDNENNLAKFKNTDVIGHPAGMVFSQFASASGHSCEGAGTAFMPYLLSTLDTIAWRYNIPEAFYPEALIPGRREIGTRTGLNLWGNVYPRGGFLHQTDDHKSGAVVAQRAGDIVTRRNQIHVYQPLLANARDGYWPAGALMETDASTGKWHELTPTLSNSCVVFPHSRTRVQAQQGDYAWALWRPYSCCRRRGQVFLGSVDFM from the coding sequence ATGAGCCTCCCGCCGGCACGCCGGCGCCTGCGCGCCACCGCCGCCTCGCTGCTGCTGGGCGCGGCTACGTCGACGTTCGCCCTGGACACCGCCACCATCGTTTCGTCGGCACTGTCCCCCGACTGCCTCGAATACCGCGTGGTCGGAATCTGCTACTGGCTGTACTGCACGCCCTTCGGCTGCTCGGTTCGCACCTCCGTCAAGGTGCGCCACTACGTCCCCGATGCGGTGGTGTCGAGCTACTCGAACACCGGCGAAAACCCGTGGCTGGAAGTCAGGGCGATGAGCATGCCCAACCCGAGCGCCAAGGCTGGGGGTGACGGCACGACCAATCATGACAACGAGAACAACCTCGCTAAGTTCAAGAACACCGATGTCATCGGCCATCCGGCCGGGATGGTGTTCAGCCAGTTCGCCAGCGCCTCAGGCCACTCGTGCGAAGGCGCTGGCACGGCCTTCATGCCGTATCTGCTGAGCACGCTCGACACGATCGCCTGGCGCTACAACATCCCGGAAGCGTTCTACCCCGAAGCGCTCATCCCCGGCCGGCGCGAAATCGGTACGCGCACCGGCCTGAACCTCTGGGGCAACGTGTATCCCCGCGGTGGCTTCCTGCACCAGACCGACGACCACAAGAGCGGCGCCGTGGTCGCGCAGCGCGCGGGCGACATCGTGACGCGCCGCAACCAGATTCACGTGTACCAGCCTCTGCTGGCCAACGCCCGCGACGGCTACTGGCCGGCCGGCGCGCTGATGGAGACCGACGCCTCGACGGGCAAGTGGCATGAGCTGACGCCCACGCTCTCGAACAGTTGCGTGGTCTTCCCGCACAGCCGCACCCGCGTGCAGGCCCAGCAGGGCGACTACGCCTGGGCCTTGTGGCGGCCGTACTCCTGCTGCCGGCGCCGTGGCCAGGTCTTCCTCGGCAGCGTCGATTTCATGTGA
- a CDS encoding TIGR03751 family conjugal transfer lipoprotein, translating to MPRIWIDAAAVLLAATLLGGCATSKEKLLPHGDSTMLDIWHQETGGSAGGGQAARQLLDARQGLRRPLADADVQAAPGVQARYTRTAQNEIHRQFHRLPNPDLVMYVFPHLAGTDPVPVPGYSTVFPLYQRVQYAMPGERVEDY from the coding sequence ATGCCTCGGATCTGGATTGACGCGGCCGCCGTGCTGCTGGCGGCCACCCTGCTCGGCGGCTGCGCCACCAGCAAGGAGAAGCTGCTGCCGCACGGCGACAGCACCATGCTCGACATCTGGCATCAGGAGACCGGCGGCAGCGCGGGCGGGGGCCAAGCTGCGCGGCAACTGCTCGACGCGCGCCAGGGCCTGCGCCGGCCGCTGGCCGATGCCGATGTGCAGGCGGCGCCCGGCGTGCAGGCGCGCTACACCCGTACCGCGCAGAACGAGATTCACCGCCAGTTCCACCGCCTGCCGAACCCCGACCTGGTGATGTACGTGTTCCCGCACCTGGCGGGCACCGACCCGGTGCCGGTACCCGGCTACAGCACGGTGTTCCCGCTCTACCAGCGCGTGCAGTACGCGATGCCGGGCGAGCGCGTGGAGGACTACTGA
- a CDS encoding TIGR03749 family integrating conjugative element protein → MKSVALSALAGVLLTLGFVPASQAVEILRWERLPLPVPLVVGQERVVFIDRNVRVGVPASVGDHLRVQSAGGAIYLRASEPIPPTRLQLQDVESGALILLDIAAEPAKDGQAPLEPVRIVEAEAPAKRYGGGAASGADEQADAPADKPLPRRETPVPVVLTRHAAQNLYAPLRTVEPVAGIGRVNLRRGLALDTLLPTLPVHARALAAWRLEDQWVTAVRLTNTAARWLDLDPRALQGNFVAATFQHPNLGPAGTPSDTTVLYLVTRGHGLAESLLPALSPIDATVNLPPAAAAGSTEGARDEK, encoded by the coding sequence ATGAAGTCCGTTGCCTTGTCGGCCCTGGCCGGCGTCCTGCTGACCCTCGGTTTCGTGCCGGCCAGCCAGGCCGTGGAAATCCTGCGTTGGGAGCGCCTGCCCCTGCCGGTGCCGCTGGTGGTCGGCCAGGAGCGCGTGGTCTTCATCGACCGCAATGTGCGCGTCGGCGTGCCGGCCAGCGTCGGCGACCACCTGCGCGTGCAGAGTGCGGGCGGCGCGATCTACCTGCGGGCGAGCGAGCCGATTCCGCCCACGCGGCTGCAACTGCAGGACGTGGAATCCGGCGCGCTGATCCTGCTCGACATCGCCGCCGAGCCGGCGAAGGACGGCCAGGCGCCGCTGGAGCCGGTGCGCATCGTGGAAGCGGAAGCCCCCGCGAAGCGCTACGGCGGCGGTGCAGCAAGCGGCGCGGACGAGCAGGCCGATGCGCCCGCGGACAAACCCCTTCCCCGGCGCGAAACGCCGGTACCGGTCGTGCTGACGCGCCATGCCGCACAGAACCTGTACGCGCCACTGCGCACCGTCGAGCCGGTCGCCGGCATCGGGCGCGTGAACCTGCGCCGCGGCCTTGCGCTGGACACCTTGCTGCCGACGTTGCCGGTGCACGCGCGGGCACTGGCCGCGTGGCGCCTGGAAGACCAGTGGGTGACGGCCGTGCGACTCACCAACACCGCCGCGCGCTGGCTCGACCTCGACCCGCGCGCTTTGCAGGGGAACTTCGTGGCGGCGACCTTCCAGCATCCGAACCTGGGGCCGGCCGGCACCCCGTCCGACACCACGGTGCTCTACCTGGTCACGCGCGGCCACGGTCTGGCCGAGTCGCTGCTGCCGGCGCTGAGCCCGATCGACGCCACCGTGAACCTGCCGCCGGCAGCCGCGGCCGGCTCGACCGAAGGAGCGCGCGATGAAAAGTAA
- a CDS encoding DsbA family protein: protein MRMPSFARRHPWIGLLIVVTIGVASWMLLRAPHPATEPMSLAAAGSEAPKPAGPPWLYGRADARFTVVGYADLECPYCRAYFPALKRWIDAHPEVNWQWHHLPLSMHEPAATAGARLVECAGETGGHATFWQAVAWLYSNTRGDGHGLPEGLRYPDLTPAMQGCLDSDRPDAVIRAQAVEAAQQGIAATPALQLRDRESGKTLLLHGPVEGDALLSAIDLLAAGSTTAAEPAHSPDMPAGVAGDMPR, encoded by the coding sequence ATGCGCATGCCTTCATTCGCCCGCCGTCATCCCTGGATCGGTCTGCTGATCGTGGTGACGATTGGGGTTGCCTCGTGGATGCTGCTGCGCGCGCCGCATCCGGCGACCGAGCCCATGTCCCTGGCCGCCGCCGGGTCCGAAGCGCCGAAACCGGCCGGCCCGCCCTGGCTGTATGGCCGTGCCGATGCGCGCTTCACGGTGGTCGGGTACGCCGACCTGGAGTGTCCGTACTGCCGGGCCTACTTCCCCGCGCTCAAGCGCTGGATCGACGCCCATCCCGAGGTGAACTGGCAGTGGCACCACCTGCCGCTGTCCATGCACGAGCCGGCCGCGACTGCCGGGGCACGCCTGGTCGAGTGCGCGGGCGAGACGGGCGGACATGCCACGTTCTGGCAGGCCGTGGCGTGGCTCTACTCGAACACCCGCGGCGACGGCCACGGCCTGCCGGAGGGCCTGCGCTATCCCGACCTCACGCCAGCCATGCAGGGTTGTCTCGACAGCGATCGCCCCGATGCCGTCATCCGCGCCCAGGCGGTGGAAGCAGCACAGCAGGGCATCGCGGCCACGCCGGCCCTGCAACTGCGCGACCGCGAGTCCGGCAAGACCCTCCTGCTGCACGGCCCCGTCGAAGGCGATGCCTTGCTGTCGGCCATCGACCTGCTCGCTGCCGGCAGCACGACCGCAGCCGAACCTGCCCATTCCCCAGACATGCCCGCCGGCGTTGCCGGTGACATGCCCAGGTAG
- a CDS encoding conjugative transfer ATPase, whose translation MAWSLPWSRKPDASPADAVDAADDAWARHVTALAVQGVAEPGSALGRGRRRPATQADHDALYGVAPSFADLLPWVEYLPDTKCMLLEDGQSVAAFFELAPVGTEGREMAWLWQARDALENALQDSFDELDDNPWVVQLYAQDEADWDNYRRSLANYLQPRAQGSAFSDFYLRFFAHHLRAIAKPGGLFEDTTVTRLPWRGQVRRVRMVVYRRTSAAQTSRRGQSPEQALTTICDRLAGGLANAGVKARRLGAADIHAWLLRWFNPNPTLLGATAEDRERFYALSRYPEEREEGEIELASGTDFAQRLFFGQPRSDVPNGLWFFDGMPHRVIVMDRLRTPPVTGHLTGETRKGGDAMNALFDQMPEDTVMCLTLVATPQDVLEAHLNHLARKAVGETLASEQTRQDVQQARGLIGSAHKLYRGALAFYLRGRDLAQLDARGLQLVNVMLNAGLQPVREEDEVAPLNSYLRWLPCVFDPAADKRQWYTQLMFAQHAANLAPVWGRSQGTGHPGITFFNRGGGPITFDPLNRLDRQMNAHLFLFGPTGSGKSATLNNILNQVTAIYRPRLFIVEAGNSFGLFGDFAARLGLTVHRVKLAPGAGVSLAPFADAWRLVDTPSQVQTLDADALDEDQTDAGMAVEGDEQRDVLGELEITARLMITGGEDKEEARMTRADRSLIRQCILDAAQHCVADRRTVLTRDVRDALRERARDATLPEMRRARLLEMADAMDMFCQDVDGEMFDRSGTPWPEADITIVDLATFAREGYNAQLSIAYISLINTVNNIAERDQFLGRPIINVTDEGHIITKNPLLAPYVVKITKMWRKLGAWFWLATQNLDDLPKAAEPMLNMIEWWICLSMPPDEVEKIARFRELNASQKALMLSARKEAGKFSEGVILSKSMEVLFRAVPPSLYLAMAMTEPEEKAERFQLMQQHGISELDAAFRVAEKIDRARGIEPLTLDTLA comes from the coding sequence ATGGCCTGGTCGCTGCCGTGGTCACGCAAGCCCGACGCATCGCCTGCTGACGCCGTAGATGCGGCCGATGATGCCTGGGCACGGCACGTAACGGCGCTGGCGGTACAGGGTGTCGCCGAGCCGGGCAGCGCGCTCGGCCGGGGCCGGCGCAGACCGGCCACCCAGGCCGACCACGATGCGCTCTATGGCGTCGCGCCGTCGTTCGCGGACTTGCTGCCCTGGGTCGAGTACCTGCCCGACACCAAGTGCATGTTGCTGGAAGACGGCCAGTCGGTGGCGGCCTTCTTCGAGCTGGCGCCGGTCGGCACCGAGGGCCGCGAGATGGCCTGGCTGTGGCAGGCGCGCGATGCGCTGGAGAACGCCCTGCAGGATTCCTTCGACGAGTTGGACGACAACCCCTGGGTGGTGCAGCTCTACGCCCAGGACGAGGCCGACTGGGACAACTATCGGCGCTCCCTGGCGAACTATCTGCAGCCGCGTGCACAGGGCAGCGCGTTCAGCGACTTCTACCTGCGCTTCTTCGCCCATCACCTGCGGGCCATCGCCAAGCCGGGTGGCCTGTTCGAGGACACCACGGTGACGCGCCTGCCGTGGCGCGGCCAAGTCCGGCGCGTGCGCATGGTGGTCTACCGCCGCACGTCCGCGGCCCAGACCTCGCGGCGCGGCCAGTCGCCCGAGCAGGCGCTGACCACGATCTGCGACCGCCTCGCCGGCGGGCTGGCCAATGCCGGCGTGAAAGCCCGGCGTCTCGGCGCGGCGGACATCCATGCCTGGCTCCTGCGTTGGTTCAACCCGAATCCGACCTTGCTCGGCGCCACTGCCGAAGATCGGGAACGCTTCTATGCGCTGAGCCGCTACCCGGAAGAGCGGGAGGAGGGCGAGATCGAACTCGCCAGCGGCACCGATTTCGCGCAGCGCCTGTTCTTCGGCCAGCCCCGCTCGGACGTGCCCAACGGCCTGTGGTTCTTCGACGGCATGCCGCATCGGGTGATCGTGATGGATCGCCTGCGCACGCCGCCCGTGACGGGCCATCTGACGGGCGAGACGCGCAAAGGCGGCGATGCCATGAACGCGCTGTTCGACCAGATGCCCGAGGACACGGTGATGTGCCTGACGCTGGTCGCCACACCCCAGGACGTGCTGGAGGCGCACCTCAACCACCTCGCCAGGAAGGCCGTCGGCGAGACCCTGGCCTCGGAGCAGACCCGGCAGGACGTGCAGCAGGCGCGCGGGCTGATCGGCAGCGCGCACAAGCTCTACCGTGGCGCGCTGGCGTTCTACCTGCGCGGCCGCGACCTGGCCCAGCTCGATGCGCGCGGCCTGCAGCTCGTCAACGTGATGCTCAACGCCGGCCTGCAACCGGTACGCGAAGAGGACGAGGTGGCGCCGCTGAACAGCTATCTACGCTGGCTGCCGTGCGTGTTCGATCCGGCGGCCGACAAGCGCCAGTGGTACACCCAGCTCATGTTCGCGCAACATGCGGCGAACCTGGCGCCGGTCTGGGGCCGCAGTCAGGGCACGGGGCATCCGGGCATCACGTTCTTCAACCGCGGCGGCGGCCCGATCACCTTCGATCCGTTGAACCGCCTCGACCGGCAGATGAACGCGCATCTATTCCTGTTCGGCCCCACGGGTTCGGGCAAGAGCGCGACGCTCAACAACATCCTGAACCAGGTGACGGCGATCTACCGGCCGCGCCTGTTCATCGTCGAGGCGGGCAACAGCTTCGGCCTGTTCGGCGACTTCGCGGCACGGCTGGGCCTCACCGTGCATCGGGTGAAGCTCGCGCCGGGCGCGGGCGTCAGTCTGGCTCCGTTCGCCGACGCCTGGCGCCTGGTCGATACGCCGAGCCAGGTACAGACGCTGGACGCCGATGCGCTCGACGAAGACCAGACCGATGCCGGCATGGCCGTGGAAGGCGACGAGCAGCGCGACGTGCTCGGCGAGCTGGAGATCACTGCACGGCTGATGATTACCGGCGGCGAGGACAAGGAAGAAGCGCGCATGACGCGCGCCGACCGCAGCCTGATCCGCCAGTGCATTCTCGATGCGGCCCAGCATTGCGTGGCGGACAGACGCACGGTGCTCACGCGCGATGTGCGCGACGCGCTGCGCGAGCGCGCCCGCGACGCCACGCTGCCGGAGATGCGGCGCGCACGGCTGCTGGAGATGGCCGACGCCATGGATATGTTCTGCCAGGACGTGGACGGCGAGATGTTCGACCGGTCCGGCACGCCGTGGCCCGAGGCGGACATCACCATCGTGGACCTGGCCACCTTCGCGCGCGAGGGCTACAACGCCCAACTCTCGATTGCCTACATCTCGCTCATCAACACCGTCAACAACATCGCCGAGCGCGACCAGTTCCTGGGCCGTCCGATCATCAACGTGACGGACGAAGGCCACATCATCACGAAGAACCCGCTGCTCGCGCCCTACGTGGTCAAGATCACCAAGATGTGGCGCAAGCTCGGCGCCTGGTTCTGGCTCGCCACGCAGAACCTCGACGACTTGCCGAAGGCGGCCGAGCCCATGCTCAACATGATCGAGTGGTGGATCTGCCTGTCGATGCCACCCGATGAAGTGGAGAAGATCGCGCGCTTCCGCGAACTCAACGCTTCGCAGAAGGCGCTGATGCTCTCGGCGCGCAAGGAGGCCGGCAAGTTCAGCGAGGGCGTCATCCTGTCCAAGTCGATGGAGGTGCTGTTCCGCGCCGTGCCGCCCAGCCTCTACCTGGCGATGGCGATGACCGAGCCCGAGGAGAAGGCCGAACGCTTCCAGTTGATGCAGCAGCACGGCATCAGCGAACTGGATGCCGCCTTCCGCGTGGCCGAGAAGATCGACCGCGCGCGGGGCATCGAACCTCTGACGCTGGACACGCTGGCCTGA
- a CDS encoding TIGR03752 family integrating conjugative element protein, translating into MKSNPLLKWLLIPMALLLVFVGIKLFSGSPGGQPAPKGAASTLTPEEMKALGIAGDTPRDTVATLVAQVKQLRTELQSALGDNKQHKAENERLRARESAIDQRIQSALEGERNRLEQERNQVASDRQQTQGLLQDLQRQLDGLSGKGGPSDLPVGLGLEEGDGQRFNRGVASTQWVEPDDAKVDAKNSSKEPSFPLSFGPAQKSLSAAAESVADVGSRAVGASTKAVYTVPSNSTLMGSIAMTALIGRVPIDGTVNDPYPFKVLIGPDNLTANGIDIPDVAGAVVSGTASGDWTLSCVRGQIRSVTFVFQDGTIRTVPEDSSKGGSSGGNSGHNGASIQGGLGWISDPYGIPCVSGERRSNAQQYLGSQALITAAGAGAASLIKSDNGSVAVVANSNGSLGTVGISGNEAMGRILAGGVRDMADWVNKLYGQAFAAVYVQPGARVAVHLEQPLDIDYDAKGRRVHHRTGEAHASDLD; encoded by the coding sequence ATGAAAAGTAATCCGCTGCTCAAGTGGCTGCTGATCCCGATGGCGCTGCTGCTGGTGTTCGTCGGCATCAAGCTGTTCTCCGGCTCCCCCGGCGGCCAGCCCGCTCCCAAGGGCGCGGCCAGTACGCTCACGCCCGAGGAGATGAAAGCCCTGGGCATCGCTGGCGACACGCCGCGCGATACCGTCGCCACGCTGGTGGCCCAGGTGAAGCAGTTGCGCACCGAGCTGCAGAGCGCGCTCGGCGACAACAAGCAACACAAGGCCGAGAACGAGCGCCTGCGTGCGCGGGAAAGCGCGATCGACCAGCGCATTCAGAGCGCGCTGGAAGGCGAACGCAACCGCCTGGAGCAGGAGCGCAATCAGGTGGCCAGCGACAGGCAGCAGACCCAGGGGCTGCTGCAGGATCTGCAGCGGCAACTGGACGGCCTTTCCGGCAAGGGTGGCCCGTCCGATCTGCCCGTCGGGCTGGGGCTCGAAGAGGGTGACGGCCAGCGCTTCAACCGCGGCGTCGCTAGCACGCAGTGGGTCGAGCCCGACGATGCCAAGGTCGACGCCAAGAACAGCAGCAAGGAGCCGAGCTTTCCCCTGAGCTTCGGGCCGGCCCAGAAAAGCCTGTCGGCCGCAGCGGAATCCGTCGCCGACGTCGGCAGCCGCGCGGTGGGCGCATCCACGAAGGCTGTCTACACCGTGCCGTCGAACTCGACGCTCATGGGGTCGATTGCCATGACGGCGCTGATCGGGCGCGTGCCGATCGATGGAACCGTCAACGATCCCTATCCATTCAAGGTGCTGATCGGCCCGGACAACCTCACGGCCAACGGCATCGACATCCCCGACGTGGCCGGCGCCGTGGTCAGCGGCACGGCCTCGGGCGACTGGACGCTCTCGTGCGTGCGCGGGCAAATCCGCTCGGTCACGTTCGTGTTCCAGGACGGCACCATCCGCACGGTGCCGGAGGACAGCAGCAAGGGCGGCAGCAGCGGCGGCAACTCCGGTCACAACGGCGCCAGCATCCAGGGCGGTCTGGGCTGGATCAGCGACCCCTACGGCATTCCCTGCGTCAGCGGCGAGCGGCGCAGCAACGCCCAGCAGTACCTGGGCAGCCAGGCGCTCATCACCGCGGCCGGCGCGGGCGCCGCTTCGCTCATCAAGTCCGACAACGGCAGCGTGGCCGTGGTCGCCAACAGCAACGGCTCGCTGGGCACCGTCGGCATCAGCGGCAACGAAGCGATGGGCCGCATCCTCGCGGGCGGCGTGCGCGACATGGCCGATTGGGTCAACAAGCTCTACGGCCAGGCCTTCGCGGCGGTCTACGTGCAGCCGGGCGCCAGGGTGGCCGTGCATCTGGAGCAGCCGCTCGACATCGACTACGACGCCAAGGGGCGTCGGGTCCACCACCGCACCGGAGAAGCCCATGCCTCGGATCTGGATTGA
- the radC gene encoding RadC family protein gives MSLVIADSRPESLTLIAAQHEDWIIQQAITLLENRVFKAGPALGSPAAVRDYLRLKLVAEPNEIFAVVFLDNQHQVLAFEPLFKGTVDQTSVYPRVVVQRALALNASALILAHQHPSGNTEPSAADRAITERLKSALATVDVRVLDHFIVGKGSPYSFAEAGLL, from the coding sequence ATGTCTCTTGTCATCGCCGACTCCCGCCCGGAGTCGCTCACCCTGATCGCCGCCCAGCACGAAGACTGGATCATCCAGCAGGCCATCACCCTGCTGGAGAACCGCGTGTTCAAGGCCGGTCCGGCGCTGGGCAGTCCCGCCGCCGTGCGCGACTACCTGCGCCTGAAACTGGTCGCGGAGCCGAACGAAATCTTCGCCGTCGTGTTTCTCGACAACCAGCACCAGGTGCTCGCCTTCGAGCCGCTGTTCAAGGGCACGGTCGACCAGACTTCTGTGTATCCGAGGGTGGTGGTCCAGCGTGCGCTGGCGCTCAACGCTTCGGCGCTGATCCTGGCGCATCAGCACCCCTCTGGGAACACCGAGCCCTCGGCCGCTGATCGTGCGATCACCGAGCGGCTGAAGAGCGCCCTGGCCACCGTCGATGTCCGGGTGCTGGATCACTTCATCGTCGGCAAGGGCAGCCCGTACTCGTTCGCCGAAGCCGGCTTGTTGTAG
- a CDS encoding integrating conjugative element protein, translating into MNASLPDFLRRAKSPLRATLLVAAITLVVGVAWAQTRIDPNGVNVSGSVIGDDVLYSIGGGRAVSMGGAGNMQSIGVGVGWNSNLICGDMSITTTLQNQLNGITNGFQTIMSNVIQNATSAVASLPALIIQRADPGLYNLLTNGILQARLDFDRSKMTCRAIANRMADMAGGQAGWDQLAEGMALRDAVSSTDAVSAIEQAESNKGNNGVPWVGGGNAGGSGQSSIKVVGDVTRAGYNLLNGRNATDTSSIARSACGNRLTCQTWSSPQAAADWATRVLGEREQRTCENCTKTQTTPGVGLTPMIQEEYETKLQALQELVTGARPTTLANLDAAGSSSLPITRGVIEALRDEPDQDVLGRRLASEAALSSVLEKALLLQRTLLTGKKEPNVAANELAVQAVDQENSALEQEINNLKTELELRRTLAGNSAMAIIQRHSTRAAGSRGVFEGDTTRDRLREIQKPRSGTP; encoded by the coding sequence ATGAACGCCTCCCTCCCTGACTTTCTGCGCCGCGCGAAGTCGCCCCTGCGGGCCACGCTGCTCGTGGCGGCCATCACGCTGGTCGTCGGCGTCGCCTGGGCGCAGACCCGCATCGACCCCAATGGCGTGAACGTCAGCGGCAGCGTGATCGGCGACGACGTGCTCTACAGCATCGGCGGCGGCCGGGCCGTGTCGATGGGTGGTGCCGGCAACATGCAGAGCATCGGCGTCGGCGTCGGCTGGAACAGCAACCTGATCTGCGGCGACATGAGCATCACCACGACGCTGCAGAACCAGCTCAACGGCATCACCAACGGCTTCCAGACGATCATGAGCAACGTGATCCAGAATGCCACCAGCGCCGTGGCCTCGCTGCCGGCCCTGATCATCCAGCGCGCCGACCCGGGTCTCTACAACCTGCTGACCAACGGCATCCTCCAGGCGCGCCTGGACTTCGACCGCTCGAAGATGACCTGCCGGGCCATCGCCAATCGGATGGCGGACATGGCCGGCGGCCAAGCCGGCTGGGACCAGCTCGCCGAGGGGATGGCGCTGCGGGATGCGGTCAGCAGCACCGATGCCGTCTCCGCCATCGAGCAGGCCGAGTCCAACAAAGGGAACAACGGCGTGCCCTGGGTCGGCGGCGGCAACGCGGGCGGCTCCGGCCAGAGTTCGATCAAGGTGGTCGGCGACGTGACGCGCGCGGGCTACAACCTGCTCAACGGGCGCAACGCCACCGATACCTCGTCGATCGCGCGCAGCGCCTGCGGCAACCGCCTGACCTGCCAAACCTGGTCCTCGCCCCAGGCGGCCGCCGACTGGGCGACCCGCGTGTTGGGCGAACGCGAGCAACGCACCTGCGAAAACTGCACGAAGACCCAGACCACGCCTGGCGTCGGGCTCACGCCAATGATCCAGGAGGAGTACGAGACCAAGCTGCAGGCGCTGCAGGAACTGGTGACGGGCGCCCGGCCGACGACGTTGGCCAATCTCGACGCAGCCGGCAGCAGCTCGCTGCCGATCACCCGCGGCGTGATCGAGGCCCTGCGTGACGAACCCGACCAGGACGTGCTGGGCCGGCGCCTCGCGTCCGAGGCTGCGCTGTCCAGCGTGCTGGAGAAGGCCCTGCTGCTGCAACGCACGTTGCTGACCGGCAAGAAGGAGCCGAACGTCGCTGCCAACGAGCTGGCCGTGCAGGCGGTCGACCAGGAGAACAGCGCGCTGGAGCAGGAGATCAACAACCTCAAGACCGAGCTGGAACTGCGGCGCACGCTGGCCGGCAACTCGGCGATGGCGATCATCCAGCGCCACAGCACCCGCGCTGCCGGCTCGCGCGGCGTCTTCGAGGGCGACACCACGCGCGACCGTCTGCGGGAAATCCAGAAGCCGCGGAGCGGTACGCCATGA
- a CDS encoding TIGR03757 family integrating conjugative element protein, protein MPAHSLNLPTASRRPLAVRLAAGLCAALLGPIAAAADVLVVTGGRHPVQAPAGVRIIELDQATRIEVELAAHLPADPQQAAAVVRQRLHDGGEALQRRIGHAYQGVADAWGLGIAKIPAVVVDRRYVVYGEPDVARAVARINAYRSTQP, encoded by the coding sequence ATGCCGGCTCATTCCCTCAACCTTCCTACCGCCTCGCGGCGCCCCCTGGCCGTCCGGCTGGCCGCTGGACTGTGCGCCGCGTTGCTCGGTCCCATCGCGGCGGCCGCCGATGTGCTCGTCGTCACCGGCGGCCGTCATCCGGTGCAGGCCCCGGCCGGCGTGCGGATCATCGAGCTGGACCAGGCCACGCGCATCGAGGTCGAACTCGCCGCGCACCTGCCGGCCGACCCGCAACAGGCCGCAGCCGTGGTGCGGCAGCGGTTGCATGACGGCGGCGAGGCCCTTCAACGCCGCATCGGCCACGCCTACCAAGGTGTTGCGGATGCCTGGGGACTGGGCATCGCCAAGATTCCCGCCGTGGTGGTCGATCGACGCTACGTGGTCTACGGCGAGCCCGACGTGGCACGCGCTGTCGCGCGCATCAACGCCTACCGGAGCACGCAGCCATGA